One Streptomyces fagopyri DNA window includes the following coding sequences:
- the orn gene encoding oligoribonuclease, with the protein MNDRMVWIDCEMTGLSLSEDALIEVAALVTDSELNVLGEGVDIVIRPPDAALETMPDVVRQMHTASGLLSELAAGTTLADAEEQVLSYVREHVKEPGKAPLCGNSVGTDRGFLLRDMPTLEGYLHYRIVDVSSVKELARRWYPRAYFNSPDKNGNHRALADIRESIAELRYYREAIFVPQPGPDSDTARTIAAKHVLPVE; encoded by the coding sequence ATGAACGATCGCATGGTGTGGATCGACTGCGAGATGACCGGGCTCTCGCTGTCGGAGGACGCACTCATCGAGGTGGCCGCGCTGGTCACCGACTCGGAGCTGAACGTGCTCGGCGAAGGGGTGGACATCGTGATCCGCCCGCCGGACGCGGCCCTGGAGACGATGCCGGACGTGGTGCGCCAGATGCACACGGCCTCCGGCCTCCTCTCCGAACTCGCCGCGGGCACCACCCTGGCCGACGCCGAGGAACAGGTCCTCTCCTATGTGCGTGAGCACGTCAAGGAGCCGGGCAAGGCCCCGCTGTGCGGGAACTCGGTCGGCACGGACCGGGGCTTCCTGCTCCGCGACATGCCCACCCTGGAGGGCTATCTCCACTACCGCATCGTGGACGTCTCCTCCGTCAAGGAGCTGGCCCGCCGCTGGTACCCGCGGGCGTACTTCAACAGCCCGGACAAGAACGGCAACCACCGCGCCCTCGCCGACATCCGCGAATCCATCGCCGAGCTCCGCTACTACCGCGAGGCGATCTTCGTCCCGCAGCCCGGCCCCGACTCGGACACCGCCCGCACCATCGCGGCGAAGCACGTACTGCCCGTGGAATGA
- a CDS encoding GNAT family N-acetyltransferase, with the protein MPLHTDTLRTARLDLLPLRVEHAEELAAVLADPELHTFTGGAPGTPESLRSRHERLVAGSPDPAVLWCNWVLRLRGAEDGGRDTGDEGRLVGTVQATVTAGTAEVAWVVGTRWQGRGFASEAARELVARLGGEPGVRTVVAHVHPDHRASAAVAAAAGLAPTGVIHEGEVRWQRPVRA; encoded by the coding sequence GTGCCCCTCCACACCGACACCCTCCGCACCGCCCGCCTCGACCTGCTCCCCCTCCGCGTCGAACACGCCGAGGAACTGGCCGCGGTCCTGGCCGACCCGGAGCTGCACACCTTCACCGGTGGCGCGCCCGGCACCCCCGAATCCCTGCGGTCACGCCACGAACGTCTGGTCGCCGGCTCCCCCGACCCCGCCGTCCTCTGGTGCAACTGGGTGCTGCGGCTCCGCGGGGCCGAGGACGGCGGGCGCGACACGGGCGACGAGGGCCGCCTGGTGGGGACCGTCCAGGCGACGGTCACCGCGGGGACCGCGGAGGTCGCCTGGGTGGTCGGCACCCGCTGGCAGGGGCGCGGGTTCGCAAGTGAGGCGGCGCGCGAACTCGTCGCCCGCCTCGGCGGGGAACCGGGCGTCCGTACGGTCGTCGCCCATGTCCATCCGGACCACCGGGCGTCCGCGGCCGTCGCCGCGGCGGCCGGGCTGGCCCCCACCGGCGTCATCCACGAGGGCGAGGTCCGCTGGCAGCGACCGGTACGGGCCTGA